A portion of the Streptomyces platensis genome contains these proteins:
- a CDS encoding pyridoxal phosphate-dependent aminotransferase, producing the protein MISTCRQWHELSLIERQARAARHDGQPTWDLSEALLRGLPSSAGRVDFHAETYPDPQGERELRRRIAARENAKYGLSLTEDHIVVTHGATEALFLLAHTFLNPGDRVAVQAPSFLFYREILENLGATVVPLNAEPDSARPARMRLLHSPSNPDGRVLAEGALSLHAEAARADGSLLVLDQVYDELIVSGTRPREDQAVLDSGHVVKVNSVSKAFGCPGIRIGWITTAPAVAEVLTGVAERLRMGPSLVAQQAATALLERPVDGNLELLAERRAIALDALSTLDLFEEAAPPPGGLFLWLKLADPNASAQQFCDRALAEAGVRLMPGLGFWQGTDDRVRLSFGAVPDYLDAAFDRLRRLTVSPRRPEAGLTTAQGIR; encoded by the coding sequence ATGATTTCGACGTGTCGGCAGTGGCACGAGCTGTCCTTGATCGAGCGTCAGGCACGTGCCGCACGGCACGACGGACAGCCCACATGGGATCTCTCAGAGGCCCTGTTGCGCGGTCTCCCGTCGTCGGCGGGCCGCGTCGATTTCCACGCCGAGACCTATCCCGATCCACAAGGGGAACGGGAACTCCGGCGCCGCATCGCGGCCCGGGAGAACGCGAAATACGGCCTGTCGCTGACCGAGGACCACATCGTGGTGACGCACGGTGCGACCGAGGCCCTGTTCCTCCTCGCGCACACCTTCTTGAACCCCGGTGACCGGGTCGCCGTTCAGGCACCCAGCTTCCTCTTCTACCGGGAAATCCTCGAAAACCTCGGCGCCACGGTCGTCCCACTCAACGCGGAACCCGACAGCGCCCGTCCGGCACGAATGCGGTTACTGCACAGCCCGTCGAACCCCGATGGCCGCGTGCTCGCCGAGGGCGCCCTGTCCCTGCACGCCGAGGCGGCGCGCGCCGACGGCTCACTGCTCGTCCTGGACCAGGTCTACGACGAGCTGATCGTCAGCGGTACGCGCCCCCGGGAGGACCAGGCCGTGCTCGACAGCGGCCATGTGGTGAAGGTCAACTCGGTGTCGAAGGCGTTCGGTTGCCCCGGAATCCGCATCGGCTGGATCACCACGGCACCGGCGGTCGCCGAAGTACTCACCGGTGTGGCCGAGCGCCTGCGCATGGGCCCGTCGCTGGTGGCGCAACAAGCAGCGACGGCTCTGCTGGAACGGCCGGTGGACGGGAACCTGGAGCTGCTGGCCGAGCGCCGCGCCATCGCCCTCGACGCCCTCTCCACACTCGACCTCTTCGAGGAAGCGGCACCTCCGCCGGGCGGCCTGTTCCTCTGGCTGAAGCTGGCCGACCCGAACGCGAGCGCCCAGCAGTTCTGCGACCGGGCACTGGCCGAGGCGGGCGTACGTCTGATGCCCGGCCTCGGCTTCTGGCAGGGAACGGACGACCGGGTACGCCTCTCGTTCGGCGCGGTTCCTGACTACCTTGACGCGGCGTTCGACCGTCTCCGTCGGCTGACGGTGTCACCGCGACGGCCCGAGGCCGGTCTCACAACAGCTCAGGGAATCAGGTGA
- a CDS encoding MFS transporter codes for MGNDMTMPSATQSPPRGGLRRNRDFHIFWIGETISLFGAEVSLLALPLTALVVLGADAADLGLLRFVEYLPFLALALPLGVLVDRSRRHPLLVIANSARALLVGVIPVLAALGWLSMSWLVVLALGIGTFTVLFDLCLPAYLPKFVASEDLLSANGRVSMSQAAAEVAGPGLFGLLVQWLTAPLCLALNAGSYLVSVLSLLLIKRPEPAPTRVVGTPWQDLYDGLRFLVRSRLMRAVTLAGSLYNLAWAIFQTAFLVYMNKILGFNVGIVLAVGAAGGLAGAACAPWLTRRLPVGVTYLAAAAAIAVPALLIPAVTGQRTTLALVDTALLVLMNGGLAVFSVLTATLRQSVTPDSLMGRVVAGYRALVFGGISLGGLITAWLGSLAGPRAILWVAGVFFLSALAPVLLSPVPRLRGFGTADSPLSGTESAEGERAEASSDHTEPGR; via the coding sequence ATGGGTAATGACATGACGATGCCGTCGGCGACGCAGTCCCCGCCCCGAGGAGGGCTGCGCCGCAACCGTGACTTCCACATCTTCTGGATCGGCGAGACGATCTCGCTGTTCGGCGCCGAGGTCAGTCTCCTCGCCCTGCCGCTCACCGCCCTCGTCGTGCTCGGCGCCGACGCCGCCGACCTGGGCCTGCTGCGCTTCGTCGAGTACCTCCCGTTCCTCGCCCTGGCGCTGCCCTTGGGAGTGCTCGTCGACCGGAGCAGGCGCCACCCGCTGCTGGTGATCGCCAACAGCGCCCGTGCCCTGCTCGTCGGGGTCATCCCGGTGCTCGCGGCACTCGGGTGGCTGTCCATGTCCTGGCTGGTGGTCCTCGCCTTGGGCATCGGGACGTTCACCGTGCTGTTCGACCTGTGCCTCCCGGCCTACCTCCCGAAGTTCGTGGCCTCGGAGGACCTGCTGTCGGCCAACGGGCGGGTGTCCATGAGCCAGGCGGCGGCGGAGGTCGCGGGGCCGGGCCTGTTCGGCTTGCTCGTCCAGTGGCTCACCGCGCCCCTCTGCCTGGCACTCAACGCCGGTTCCTACCTCGTGTCAGTCCTTTCCCTCCTGCTCATCAAGCGACCGGAGCCCGCCCCCACCCGAGTGGTCGGCACCCCCTGGCAGGACCTCTACGACGGGCTGCGCTTCCTCGTACGTTCACGCTTGATGCGGGCAGTGACCCTTGCCGGGAGCCTCTACAACCTGGCGTGGGCCATCTTCCAGACCGCGTTCCTCGTTTACATGAACAAAATTCTCGGGTTCAACGTCGGCATCGTCCTCGCGGTGGGAGCGGCCGGCGGCCTGGCCGGAGCCGCCTGCGCCCCGTGGCTCACCCGGCGCCTCCCCGTCGGCGTCACCTACCTTGCGGCCGCCGCCGCCATCGCCGTCCCCGCCCTGCTCATCCCCGCCGTCACGGGGCAACGCACCACCCTCGCTCTCGTCGACACCGCCCTTCTGGTCCTCATGAACGGCGGTCTCGCGGTCTTCAGCGTCCTCACCGCGACCCTGCGGCAGAGCGTCACTCCCGACAGCCTCATGGGCCGCGTCGTGGCCGGCTACCGGGCCCTGGTCTTCGGCGGCATCTCCCTCGGCGGCCTGATCACCGCATGGCTCGGCAGCCTGGCCGGCCCACGCGCCATCCTCTGGGTGGCCGGCGTGTTCTTCCTCTCCGCGCTGGCACCGGTCCTGCTCTCCCCGGTCCCCCGCCTACGGGGTTTCGGCACAGCGGACAGCCCCCTGAGCGGCACCGAGTCCGCTGAAGGAGAGCGGGCAGAGGCTTCGTCGGACCACACAGAACCAGGCAGATAA
- a CDS encoding glycoside hydrolase family 35 protein — translation MTQFSRRRFVSAAVVGAASVGVALGAGRTTLAQADSPRGLTVRGNEFLLDGEPFRILSGAFHYFRTHPKDWRDRLLRMRAMGLNTVETYVAWNFHQPHEGKADFTGWRDVVSFVRIADEVGLKVIVRPGPYICAEWDFGGLPAWLLKDKDAPLRRSDPAYERAVDAWFAELLPRFVDLQATRGGPIIAMQVENEYGSYGDDHAHLEHLRDAMRAQGVDSLLFCSNGASQEMLRNGSLPDLLSTVNFAGDPTGPFAELRKFQPDKPLFCTEFWDGWFDHWGEPHHTTDPAQTAADVQKLLEAGASINFYMAVGGSNFGWYAGANLSGRHYQPTVTSYDYDSPISESGELTEKFHQVRDVLAKYTTLPGTPLPATPRRMPAQRVAVRGSVSLMDALDALSTPIRRTAPVHMEAVGQSYGLIHYRTRVRGPQGTRSLRLTGLGDRALVFGDGKRIGTFDRNQPDHTVDFTVAGASGTLDLLVDPTGRINFGEGLNDPKGISGKVLLGENELTDWEIRRLPLDDLSALKFGSGDVPTGPAFHRARVHADTPADGFLAFPGWDKGMVWLNGFALGRYWSLGPQATLYAPSHLWRRGRNELVVLEMERTGDRIEVRSEPDIG, via the coding sequence ATGACGCAGTTCAGCCGGCGTAGATTTGTGAGTGCGGCCGTGGTGGGGGCCGCGTCCGTGGGCGTCGCCCTGGGCGCTGGCCGTACGACCCTGGCGCAGGCCGACAGTCCGCGGGGGCTGACCGTGCGCGGAAACGAATTCCTGCTGGACGGTGAGCCGTTCCGGATCCTCTCGGGGGCCTTCCACTACTTCCGGACACATCCCAAGGACTGGCGCGACCGGTTGCTGCGGATGCGGGCCATGGGCCTCAACACGGTGGAGACCTACGTCGCGTGGAACTTCCACCAACCGCACGAGGGGAAGGCCGACTTCACCGGATGGCGCGATGTCGTGTCCTTCGTACGGATCGCGGACGAGGTCGGGCTCAAGGTGATCGTGCGACCGGGACCGTATATCTGCGCGGAATGGGACTTCGGCGGCCTGCCGGCCTGGCTCCTCAAGGACAAGGACGCGCCGCTGCGCCGCTCCGATCCCGCCTACGAGCGGGCGGTGGACGCCTGGTTCGCGGAACTGCTGCCCCGGTTCGTCGATCTCCAGGCCACGCGTGGCGGGCCCATCATCGCCATGCAGGTCGAGAACGAGTACGGCAGCTATGGCGACGACCATGCGCACCTGGAACATCTGCGGGACGCCATGCGGGCGCAGGGCGTGGACAGCCTGCTGTTCTGCTCCAACGGGGCCAGCCAGGAAATGCTCAGGAACGGCAGCCTCCCCGACCTGCTCTCCACCGTCAACTTCGCCGGGGATCCGACCGGGCCCTTTGCCGAGCTGCGTAAATTCCAGCCGGACAAGCCCCTGTTCTGCACGGAGTTCTGGGATGGCTGGTTCGACCACTGGGGAGAACCGCACCACACCACGGATCCGGCGCAGACCGCCGCCGACGTGCAGAAGCTCCTTGAGGCGGGAGCGTCGATCAACTTCTATATGGCGGTGGGCGGATCGAACTTCGGCTGGTACGCGGGTGCCAACCTGAGCGGCCGTCACTACCAGCCCACCGTCACCAGCTACGACTACGACTCCCCGATCAGCGAATCCGGTGAACTCACCGAGAAATTCCATCAGGTGCGTGATGTGCTGGCCAAGTACACCACCTTGCCGGGCACGCCCCTGCCGGCCACGCCGCGCCGTATGCCGGCCCAGCGGGTCGCCGTCCGCGGGTCGGTGTCGCTGATGGACGCCCTCGACGCGCTGAGCACTCCGATACGGCGTACCGCTCCCGTTCATATGGAGGCGGTCGGGCAGTCGTACGGGCTGATCCACTACCGCACCCGGGTGCGGGGGCCGCAGGGGACCAGGAGTCTGCGGCTCACGGGCCTGGGCGACCGTGCGCTGGTGTTCGGCGACGGCAAGCGGATCGGCACCTTTGACCGTAACCAGCCGGACCACACCGTCGACTTCACCGTGGCCGGTGCGTCCGGCACTCTCGACCTCCTGGTCGATCCCACCGGGCGGATCAACTTCGGGGAGGGACTGAACGACCCCAAGGGCATCAGCGGCAAGGTCCTCCTTGGCGAGAACGAACTGACCGACTGGGAGATCCGCCGGCTGCCTCTCGATGACCTCTCGGCTCTGAAGTTCGGCAGCGGAGACGTGCCGACCGGCCCCGCGTTCCATCGGGCCCGGGTCCATGCCGACACCCCCGCGGACGGCTTCCTCGCCTTTCCGGGCTGGGACAAGGGCATGGTGTGGCTCAACGGGTTCGCGCTCGGCCGGTACTGGTCCCTCGGGCCGCAGGCCACCCTGTACGCGCCGAGCCATCTGTGGCGGCGGGGACGCAATGAGCTCGTCGTGCTGGAGATGGAACGGACGGGGGACCGGATCGAGGTGCGGTCCGAGCCCGACATCGGTTAG
- a CDS encoding DUF6342 family protein codes for MADIDLGLATDWTEGDTHGRIKLRQNQVYPTSPKKDVLISSPVSIELSVNTNCSTSQEADKIYFTTHHGSTKKIIAVLDSDGNLHIAGRLITDQKDLSY; via the coding sequence ATGGCGGACATCGATCTCGGACTGGCGACGGACTGGACGGAAGGCGACACCCACGGCCGTATCAAGCTGCGGCAGAACCAGGTCTATCCCACCTCGCCCAAGAAGGACGTCCTGATCAGCTCACCGGTGAGCATCGAGCTGTCGGTGAACACGAACTGCTCCACCTCCCAGGAGGCGGACAAGATCTACTTCACGACCCATCACGGCTCCACGAAGAAGATCATCGCGGTGCTCGACTCCGACGGCAACCTGCACATCGCCGGTCGCCTGATCACGGACCAGAAGGACCTGTCGTACTAG
- a CDS encoding protein kinase domain-containing protein has translation MKPLGQGDPLRLGPYRLHGVLGEGGMGKVYFGADASGSPAAVKVLLPELAHDGHLAERFLREARTAQAVTSEGVARVLAAELEGGRPWIATEFLAGPTLDDAVARFGPLDDAAVRELARSLARTLQDVHATGLVHRDVKPPNVVLTLRGPRLIDFGIARPEHGLTLTRTGQIPVTPGYGAPEQVLGQRVGPAADVFSLGAVLAYAAGGRPPYTGAEVTAVLYEVVHGSPDLSAVPEALRYLITPCFAKDPAARPQPTQVADAAAAPRQPERLWKSGPLGQEIRQREATARRLTARPAGPSAVPDGGAAPRLTRRRLLVAAAGGGALLAAGGGTAWWLTRADAPSDPFDIPPAAKVRAAPLGSAAGSPEPLWGPIQDVADAASPAPLPVRDVVVYAASGGGIAARRVTDGRERWRVGEAKADAGYLSIGDRLVATADGEGTLRTWVAATGSPRWTVDAEVGALLAADAHAVYLLTSDGRLRCVGTDGKVRWTRRPPLTLSGGHPAAALGAGHLVLCTETGDVAAVRADDGSRAWIRKGQAAGPLRPAIDGGTVYLGGNSLAAVKATDGHELWAQNPLRPPKRGTGGWGPPTVAGGVIHALDCEALRSLHADGSQAADPVMIAGVAPPWRPPVVQGNSVWIVESGDTGVSGLPRGGEGRPQTYALTGGEARSLAAAANRLFILNRATLLALPVY, from the coding sequence GTGAAACCCCTCGGCCAGGGAGATCCGCTGCGCCTGGGCCCCTACCGCCTGCACGGCGTCCTCGGAGAGGGCGGCATGGGCAAGGTCTACTTCGGCGCGGACGCCTCCGGAAGCCCCGCCGCGGTGAAGGTCCTGCTGCCGGAGCTCGCCCATGACGGGCACCTGGCCGAGCGCTTTCTCCGGGAGGCGCGGACCGCGCAGGCGGTGACCAGTGAGGGCGTGGCGCGCGTCCTGGCCGCCGAACTGGAGGGCGGCAGGCCGTGGATCGCCACGGAGTTCCTGGCCGGCCCGACGCTGGACGACGCCGTCGCGCGCTTCGGTCCCCTCGACGACGCAGCCGTACGGGAGCTGGCGCGGTCCCTGGCCCGCACGCTCCAGGATGTGCACGCCACGGGGCTCGTCCACCGGGACGTGAAGCCGCCCAACGTCGTCCTCACCTTGCGCGGTCCCCGCCTCATCGACTTCGGCATCGCCCGCCCTGAGCACGGCCTGACCCTCACCCGTACCGGGCAGATCCCGGTCACACCGGGGTACGGCGCGCCGGAACAGGTCCTCGGGCAGCGCGTCGGACCGGCGGCCGACGTCTTCTCCCTCGGCGCGGTCCTCGCCTACGCCGCGGGCGGGCGGCCGCCGTACACCGGCGCCGAGGTCACGGCCGTCCTGTACGAGGTCGTACACGGCAGCCCCGACCTGTCGGCCGTTCCGGAGGCCTTGCGCTACCTCATCACGCCCTGCTTCGCCAAGGACCCGGCGGCCCGCCCGCAGCCCACCCAGGTCGCCGACGCCGCGGCGGCCCCGCGGCAGCCCGAACGGCTATGGAAGTCCGGCCCACTGGGGCAGGAGATCCGGCAACGGGAAGCGACCGCCCGCCGCCTGACGGCCCGTCCGGCCGGACCCTCGGCCGTCCCCGACGGCGGCGCGGCACCCCGCCTCACCCGACGGCGGCTGCTGGTCGCGGCCGCCGGCGGCGGAGCGCTCCTGGCCGCGGGCGGCGGCACCGCTTGGTGGCTCACCCGTGCTGACGCCCCGTCCGACCCCTTCGACATCCCCCCGGCCGCGAAGGTGCGGGCCGCACCGCTCGGCTCCGCCGCAGGCTCCCCGGAACCGCTGTGGGGCCCCATCCAGGACGTGGCCGACGCCGCGTCGCCGGCCCCGCTGCCGGTGCGCGACGTGGTGGTGTACGCGGCCTCCGGCGGCGGCATCGCGGCCCGCCGGGTCACCGACGGCCGGGAGCGGTGGCGAGTCGGTGAGGCGAAAGCGGACGCCGGGTACCTGTCGATCGGCGACCGGCTGGTGGCCACCGCCGACGGCGAGGGGACGCTGCGCACCTGGGTGGCCGCCACCGGATCCCCCCGCTGGACGGTGGACGCGGAGGTCGGTGCCCTGCTGGCCGCCGACGCCCACGCCGTCTACCTGCTGACGTCCGACGGCCGGCTGCGCTGCGTGGGGACCGACGGCAAGGTGCGCTGGACCCGGCGGCCACCACTGACGCTGTCGGGCGGCCACCCCGCCGCGGCCCTCGGCGCCGGCCACCTGGTGCTCTGCACGGAGACGGGAGACGTGGCCGCGGTCCGTGCCGACGACGGCTCCCGCGCATGGATTCGCAAGGGGCAGGCCGCAGGACCGCTGCGGCCCGCCATCGACGGCGGAACCGTCTACCTCGGCGGCAACAGCCTGGCAGCGGTGAAGGCCACCGACGGCCACGAGCTATGGGCCCAGAACCCGTTGCGCCCGCCCAAACGGGGCACCGGCGGGTGGGGCCCGCCCACCGTGGCGGGCGGAGTGATCCACGCGCTGGACTGCGAGGCACTGCGCTCCCTGCACGCCGACGGCAGCCAGGCCGCCGACCCGGTGATGATCGCCGGCGTCGCCCCGCCCTGGCGGCCACCGGTCGTCCAGGGAAACAGCGTCTGGATAGTGGAGAGCGGCGACACCGGCGTGAGCGGCCTCCCGCGTGGGGGAGAGGGCCGCCCCCAGACCTACGCCCTCACCGGCGGCGAGGCCCGCTCCCTCGCCGCGGCCGCCAACCGCCTCTTCATCCTCAACCGGGCGACATTGCTGGCGCTGCCGGTTTATTAG
- a CDS encoding protein kinase domain-containing protein — MISPLLHDDPHAVGPFRILARLGGGGMGTVYLARSAGGRTVAVKTLHTRLVADTALRTRFRLEADAARVIGSAHGAVVVDADPQAPIPWLATEYVLGPPLDTAVEAGGPLPEAAVRALGAGLAAGLEQLHRSEVVHRDLKPSNVLVTAQGPRIIDFGIARAFGDEHLTSVGSAVGTPAFMSPEQAGGQEHAVAGDVFALAGVLVFAATGRGPFGGGAPTDLLYRVRFGEPDLGGVPETLRSLLVRCLAKDPAHRPSTTELRTALGSNGLAPADRGGFAELLPDAVLREIARRSDEVWREPPHRLPPPVPAEIPQAGAAPVPGLSRRRLLSVAGGALLGGGLLGGGGWALLAGSGEGGGATKKDAVDRPKPPAPLWSAGLRCPDSGGEVMRVGRNLAMRAGIVLCGINAESGESTWQANVADPWRSATEGSRIYALRGYKEAGAALTVCEVSQTNGELGKPLVELSAFTGKEQYNQLLCVADGTAYLVARAASGKRWYLVAADLDSGKERWRSLVEGPQTVGTPPALGGAVAGSRVVLCGSPGFGSKFIRLSVHDKRHGRELWRLSETFAGTVPPRLVLDDRNLYIGAEHLTARRLADGELEWLFGTGRDAGDSAGEERRYGAPTVHEGVVYCTEADRGLIAVDAASGTLNWQEKGLSGRKNKRDVAPAVGKRYAYCADDTGLRAIDLRAHEAVWTYETNPMVLTADPKGGRLYVRQEQRTIALPLA, encoded by the coding sequence ATGATCTCCCCACTTCTGCACGACGACCCGCACGCCGTCGGGCCGTTCCGGATCCTCGCCCGCCTCGGCGGTGGCGGTATGGGCACCGTCTACCTGGCCCGCTCGGCGGGCGGCCGCACGGTCGCGGTGAAGACGCTGCACACCCGTCTCGTCGCGGACACCGCCCTGCGGACCCGCTTCCGGCTGGAGGCGGATGCGGCACGCGTCATCGGCTCCGCGCACGGGGCGGTGGTCGTCGACGCCGATCCGCAGGCACCGATCCCGTGGCTGGCGACGGAGTACGTCCTCGGACCGCCGCTGGACACGGCCGTCGAAGCGGGCGGGCCGCTGCCGGAGGCGGCCGTGCGTGCCCTCGGCGCGGGACTCGCCGCCGGGCTGGAGCAGCTGCACCGGTCGGAGGTGGTCCACCGCGACCTGAAGCCGTCCAACGTCCTGGTGACCGCGCAGGGCCCGCGGATCATCGACTTCGGTATCGCCCGGGCCTTCGGCGACGAGCATCTGACGAGCGTGGGCAGTGCCGTGGGAACGCCGGCGTTCATGTCGCCCGAGCAGGCGGGGGGCCAGGAACACGCCGTGGCGGGCGATGTGTTCGCGCTGGCCGGGGTGCTGGTCTTCGCCGCCACCGGTCGCGGCCCGTTCGGCGGCGGGGCCCCCACCGACCTGCTGTACCGCGTCCGGTTCGGCGAGCCGGACCTGGGCGGGGTGCCTGAGACGCTGCGCTCCCTGCTCGTCCGCTGCCTGGCAAAGGACCCCGCGCACCGCCCGTCCACCACCGAGCTGCGTACCGCGCTGGGCTCCAACGGGCTCGCTCCGGCCGACCGCGGCGGCTTCGCGGAGCTGCTGCCCGACGCGGTGCTGCGGGAGATCGCCCGGCGCAGCGACGAGGTGTGGCGCGAGCCGCCGCACCGCTTGCCGCCACCGGTCCCCGCCGAGATACCGCAGGCCGGGGCCGCCCCCGTGCCGGGCCTCTCGCGGCGGCGGCTGCTGTCCGTGGCCGGGGGCGCCCTCCTGGGCGGCGGACTCCTCGGCGGCGGGGGCTGGGCCCTGCTCGCGGGCTCCGGCGAAGGCGGCGGCGCTACGAAGAAGGACGCCGTCGACCGGCCGAAGCCGCCGGCACCGCTGTGGAGCGCCGGTCTGCGCTGCCCCGACTCCGGGGGCGAGGTGATGCGGGTGGGCCGCAACCTGGCCATGCGCGCGGGGATCGTGCTGTGCGGCATCAACGCCGAGTCGGGCGAGTCGACCTGGCAGGCGAACGTCGCCGACCCCTGGCGCTCGGCCACCGAAGGAAGCCGTATCTACGCCCTGCGGGGGTACAAGGAGGCGGGCGCGGCGCTGACGGTGTGCGAGGTCTCGCAGACCAACGGCGAACTGGGCAAACCCCTGGTGGAACTCTCCGCGTTCACCGGCAAGGAGCAGTACAACCAGCTGCTGTGTGTGGCCGACGGAACCGCCTACCTGGTGGCCCGGGCCGCCTCCGGCAAACGCTGGTACCTGGTCGCGGCCGACCTGGACTCGGGCAAGGAGCGCTGGCGCAGCCTGGTGGAAGGCCCACAGACCGTGGGCACTCCGCCCGCGCTGGGCGGCGCGGTGGCGGGCTCCCGGGTGGTGCTGTGCGGGAGCCCGGGGTTCGGCTCGAAGTTCATCCGCCTCTCCGTGCACGACAAGCGGCACGGCCGCGAACTGTGGAGGCTCTCCGAGACCTTCGCGGGCACCGTGCCGCCCCGGTTGGTCCTCGACGACCGGAACCTCTACATAGGCGCTGAGCACCTCACCGCCCGCCGGCTGGCCGACGGCGAGCTGGAGTGGCTCTTCGGGACCGGCCGTGACGCCGGTGACAGCGCGGGCGAGGAACGGCGCTACGGCGCGCCCACCGTCCACGAGGGAGTCGTCTACTGCACGGAGGCGGACCGCGGGCTGATCGCCGTCGACGCCGCCTCCGGCACGCTGAACTGGCAGGAGAAGGGGCTGTCCGGCAGGAAGAACAAGCGGGACGTGGCCCCGGCCGTCGGCAAGCGGTACGCCTACTGCGCCGACGACACGGGCCTGCGCGCCATCGACCTGCGCGCCCATGAAGCCGTCTGGACGTACGAGACCAACCCGATGGTCCTGACCGCCGACCCCAAGGGCGGCCGGCTGTACGTCCGCCAGGAACAGCGGACCATCGCCCTCCCGCTCGCCTGA
- a CDS encoding serine/threonine protein kinase yields MALARLDAEGSRGVPERRYLARGVDGEHTALVCLPPASGDPARWADEMQQAARLTQPGFWPVAQLGGTPAFPWYASPYRPVLPLPAALAAYGGPLPEPLVRTLGGTLAEALASAHVLGLVHGGVCPAGVLLTACGPLLGCFGATRAHPVAAASPAQATGLETGCLAPELSAGGPADRSGDVYALGAVLAYAATGHTVPERQEIPAGLRDIVTACRSRAPEDRPEPARVLAELLPGAAYGALAGATEPVSLPGRIVEALSRQSAEVLAAALPTQER; encoded by the coding sequence GTGGCGTTGGCACGTCTTGACGCCGAGGGGAGTCGGGGCGTTCCCGAGCGCCGTTATCTGGCCCGCGGTGTCGACGGCGAGCACACCGCCCTGGTCTGCCTGCCGCCGGCCAGTGGTGACCCGGCGCGGTGGGCGGATGAGATGCAGCAGGCGGCCCGGCTGACCCAGCCGGGGTTCTGGCCGGTGGCGCAGCTCGGGGGGACGCCGGCCTTCCCCTGGTATGCCTCCCCCTACCGGCCTGTGCTGCCGTTGCCCGCCGCCCTGGCCGCGTACGGCGGACCGCTGCCCGAACCGCTGGTCCGTACGCTCGGCGGCACCCTCGCCGAAGCCCTGGCCTCGGCCCATGTGCTGGGCCTCGTGCACGGCGGTGTCTGCCCGGCGGGCGTGCTGCTGACCGCCTGCGGGCCGCTGCTGGGCTGCTTCGGTGCGACCCGCGCGCATCCGGTGGCAGCGGCATCCCCCGCGCAGGCCACCGGGCTGGAGACCGGCTGCCTCGCTCCCGAACTCTCGGCGGGCGGTCCGGCGGACCGGTCCGGGGACGTCTACGCCCTGGGTGCCGTGCTGGCGTACGCGGCGACCGGGCACACCGTGCCCGAACGGCAGGAGATCCCGGCCGGACTGCGGGACATCGTCACGGCGTGCCGTTCGCGCGCCCCGGAGGACCGGCCCGAACCGGCAAGAGTATTGGCGGAGTTGCTGCCGGGCGCGGCATACGGCGCGCTGGCCGGTGCCACGGAGCCGGTGTCGCTGCCCGGCCGGATCGTCGAGGCGTTGTCCCGTCAGTCGGCGGAGGTCCTGGCCGCCGCACTCCCCACCCAAGAGCGCTGA
- a CDS encoding LysR family transcriptional regulator gives MNTLCLRRLQIFVAVVECGGFSAAARKLYMSQPSVSNQVRRLEASLQTTLIDRSGARIRLTAKGETFMSYAQRLMPLVEEALTAVQLTVPSSEPRLRVATTNDAAAILVPAVLARLTARIPGLRWDIHTGGMEQVTQQLIDGVAGMALLDGEPSAPGLVIEPILSERLVLVVGSGHPLAGRQATAEDVATKRLLLRESGSATRHLQNTALRRWNIQPVDKGEVWGNEALKLAVSAGLGASLMSWHCVAQEVRDGRLALVDLVPALPSHPIVMAHLLGRKFSCVEETFAQLLFDLKE, from the coding sequence GTGAACACGCTGTGCCTACGTCGTCTACAGATCTTCGTTGCTGTGGTGGAGTGCGGGGGATTTTCCGCCGCCGCGCGGAAGTTGTACATGAGTCAGCCGTCGGTCTCCAACCAGGTGCGGCGCCTGGAAGCCTCTCTTCAAACCACCCTCATCGACCGGTCGGGGGCGCGTATCCGGCTGACCGCCAAGGGTGAGACCTTCATGTCGTATGCCCAGCGCCTCATGCCCCTCGTCGAAGAAGCGCTGACCGCCGTACAACTGACGGTGCCTTCCTCTGAGCCCCGTCTGCGGGTGGCCACCACCAATGACGCGGCCGCCATTCTGGTTCCGGCCGTACTCGCCCGTCTCACCGCCCGGATTCCCGGACTGAGATGGGACATCCACACGGGTGGAATGGAGCAGGTGACGCAGCAGCTTATCGACGGGGTGGCCGGCATGGCGCTGCTCGATGGCGAGCCGAGTGCGCCGGGGCTGGTCATCGAGCCCATTCTGTCCGAACGGCTCGTCCTCGTTGTGGGCAGCGGACATCCGCTGGCCGGCCGTCAGGCCACGGCGGAGGACGTGGCAACGAAGCGGTTGCTGCTGCGGGAAAGCGGTTCCGCAACCCGTCACCTACAGAACACCGCCCTGCGACGCTGGAACATTCAGCCCGTCGACAAGGGAGAGGTGTGGGGGAACGAGGCACTCAAACTCGCGGTGTCCGCCGGACTGGGAGCAAGTCTCATGTCCTGGCACTGCGTGGCGCAAGAAGTGCGTGATGGACGACTTGCGCTGGTCGACCTGGTCCCCGCGCTGCCGAGCCACCCCATCGTGATGGCGCACCTCCTCGGCCGGAAATTCTCCTGTGTGGAAGAGACTTTCGCGCAGCTTCTCTTCGACCTCAAGGAATAG